The Primulina eburnea isolate SZY01 chromosome 6, ASM2296580v1, whole genome shotgun sequence genome contains a region encoding:
- the LOC140833642 gene encoding heavy metal-associated isoprenylated plant protein 8-like translates to MEQNHACQDEENKNNPKGIIILGVYIHCEGCGNKVLRSLRGYEGVEEIDIDAKNNKVIVKGKKADPIKVAERLRKKSGKHVELISPQPKKEEKKEEKKPEPKVIEVVLKIYLHCEGCAKEVKHCIHKMEGVRSVDPIMEKNVVIVKGTMDPQNLVEFINKRGGRHVEIVKQSSNQSESTTNDECHDHHDHYPQQLLHAPQLFSDENPNSCALL, encoded by the exons ATGGAACAGAACCATGCATGCCAAGAtgaggaaaataaaaataatcctAAAGGGATTATTATATTGGGTGTTTATATCCACTGCGAAGGCTGTGGAAATAAAGTGCTGAGATCACTTCGTGGATATGAAG GTGTTGAGGAGATTGATATTGATGCAAAGAATAATAAGGTAATTGTCAAGGGAAAAAAGGCTGATCCAATAAAAGTTGCAGAGAGGTTAAGAAAGAAAAGTGGGAAGCATGTGGAATTGATTTCTCCTCAGCCCAAGAAGGAAGAGAAGAAAGAGGAGAAGAAACCCGAG CCAAAAGTGATAGAGGTTGTGTTGAAGATTTATCTACATTGTGAGGGTTGTGCAAAAGAGGTGAAGCATTGCATCCACAAGATGGAAG GGGTGCGAAGTGTTGATCCGATCATGGAGAAAAATGTGGTGATAGTGAAGGGAACCATGGATCCACAAAATCTGGTGGAGTTCATCAACAAGAGAGGAGGGAGGCATGTTGAGATTGTGAAGCAAAGCAGCAATCAGAGCGAGTCGACGACTAATGATGAATGCCACGACCATCATGATCATTATCCTCAACAATTGCTACATGCTCCTCAGTTATTCAGTGACGAGAATCCTAATTCTTGCGCACTTTTGTGA
- the LOC140835245 gene encoding zinc finger protein CONSTANS-LIKE 15-like isoform X1 codes for MVVACDFCGDRAAILYCRADSAKLCLPCDRQIHSANALSKKHLRSQICDNCAAESSAVLCATDNLLLCQECEWDAHAACAVSASHQRFPVEGFSGCPSVFDLAASWGLELQEKKTTSFGWGGLLEELMVPNASYTDSGPKRKTPSCGKLRQVILKQLLTMLEDGDEVAPSGGAWGQENFCTQYHEDQPQDNKQQNVNARADGNMMWNTSTQIWDFNLGQLRGHEDQAKSLELEDGGSEMLYTVRSYGELLKGVSLAKKRGVELPGVDCLIAHEDMVPFNTPSRNPSSSQGPATSESNIPFSKQSSGSCLNKPKCFGGSKEIQFTDQSILIKCESVTPTITKADLELLAINRGNAMQRYKEKKKTRRYDKHIRYESRKARADTRKRVKGRFVKAFEAPMGGVNATMLSLKQLRNNLFMN; via the exons ATGGTGGTGGCGTGTGATTTTTGCGGCGACCGGGCCGCCATACTCTACTGCCGAGCTGACTCGGCCAAGCTCTGCTTGCCCTGCGACCGCCAAATTCACTCCGCCAACGCTTTATCCAAGAAGCATCTCCGCTCCCAGATCTGCGACAATTGCGCTGCCGAATCATCCGCCGTCCTATGTGCCACCGACAACCTCCTGCTCTGCCAGGAATGCGAGTGGGACGCTCATGCTGCCTGTGCTGTCTCCGCCTCCCACCAGCGCTTTCCTGTCGAGGGCTTTTCGGGATGCCCATCGGTTTTTGATTTGGCGGCTTCTTGGGGTCTGGAGCTTCAGGAGAAAAAAACGACATCTTTTGGGTGGGGCGGTTTACTGGAGGAGCTTATGGTGCCTAACGCTAGCTATACCGATTCTGGGCCGAAGAGGAAAACTCCTAGCTGTGGAAAGCTGAGGCAGGTGATTTTGAAGCAGTTATTGACGATGTTGGAGGACGGAGACGAGGTAGCTCCGAGTGGCGGCGCGTGGGGCCAAGAGAATTTCTGCACGCAATATCACGAGGACCAGCCACAAGATAATAAACAGCAAAATGTGAACGCGAGAGCAGATGGGAATATGATGTGGAACACCAGCACACAG ATATGGGACTTCAATTTGGGGCAGCTGAGGGGCCATGAGGATCAGGCAAAGTCACTAgaattggaagatggtggcagTGAAATGCTCTACACCGTCAGAAGTTACGGTGAACTACTGAAAGGGGTGTCGTTGGCCAAGAAAAGAGGGGTGGAACTACCTGGAGTCGACTGCTTGATTGCACACGAGGATATGGTTCCCTTTAAC ACCCCTTCTAGAAATCCATCATCTAGTCAAGGGCCTGCAACATCCGAGAGCAACATACCATTCTCGAAGCAATCGTCAGGCTCATGTTTAAATAAACCCAAATGTTTTGGTGGTTCGAAAGAGATCCAGTTCACAGATCAATCTATTTTGATTAAGTGCGAAAGTGTGACTCCTACAATAACCAAGGCCGATTTAGAGCTCCTGGCGATAAACAGAGGCAATGCTATGCAACGATACAAGGAAAAGAAGAAAACTAGGAG ATATGATAAGCATATCCGGTATGAATCAAGAAAAGCTAGAGCCGATACTAGGAAACGAGTCAAGGGCCGTTTTGTCAAGGCGTTTGAAGCTCCAATGGGAGGGGTGAATG CCACCATGCTTTCTTTGAAACAACTGCGTAACAATTTGTTCATGAATTAA
- the LOC140835245 gene encoding zinc finger protein CONSTANS-LIKE 15-like isoform X4, translated as MVVACDFCGDRAAILYCRADSAKLCLPCDRQIHSANALSKKHLRSQICDNCAAESSAVLCATDNLLLCQECEWDAHAACAVSASHQRFPVEGFSGCPSVFDLAASWGLELQEKKTTSFGWGGLLEELMVPNASYTDSGPKRKTPSCGKLRQVILKQLLTMLEDGDEVAPSGGAWGQENFCTQYHEDQPQDNKQQNVNARADGNMMWNTSTQIWDFNLGQLRGHEDQAKSLELEDGGSEMLYTVRSYGELLKGVSLAKKRGVELPGVDCLIAHEDMVPFNTPSRNPSSSQGPATSESNIPFSKQSSGSCLNKPKCFGGSKEIQFTDQSILIKCESVTPTITKADLELLAINRGNAMQRYKEKKKTRRYDKHIRYESRKARADTRKRVKGRFVKAFEAPMGGVNGMM; from the exons ATGGTGGTGGCGTGTGATTTTTGCGGCGACCGGGCCGCCATACTCTACTGCCGAGCTGACTCGGCCAAGCTCTGCTTGCCCTGCGACCGCCAAATTCACTCCGCCAACGCTTTATCCAAGAAGCATCTCCGCTCCCAGATCTGCGACAATTGCGCTGCCGAATCATCCGCCGTCCTATGTGCCACCGACAACCTCCTGCTCTGCCAGGAATGCGAGTGGGACGCTCATGCTGCCTGTGCTGTCTCCGCCTCCCACCAGCGCTTTCCTGTCGAGGGCTTTTCGGGATGCCCATCGGTTTTTGATTTGGCGGCTTCTTGGGGTCTGGAGCTTCAGGAGAAAAAAACGACATCTTTTGGGTGGGGCGGTTTACTGGAGGAGCTTATGGTGCCTAACGCTAGCTATACCGATTCTGGGCCGAAGAGGAAAACTCCTAGCTGTGGAAAGCTGAGGCAGGTGATTTTGAAGCAGTTATTGACGATGTTGGAGGACGGAGACGAGGTAGCTCCGAGTGGCGGCGCGTGGGGCCAAGAGAATTTCTGCACGCAATATCACGAGGACCAGCCACAAGATAATAAACAGCAAAATGTGAACGCGAGAGCAGATGGGAATATGATGTGGAACACCAGCACACAG ATATGGGACTTCAATTTGGGGCAGCTGAGGGGCCATGAGGATCAGGCAAAGTCACTAgaattggaagatggtggcagTGAAATGCTCTACACCGTCAGAAGTTACGGTGAACTACTGAAAGGGGTGTCGTTGGCCAAGAAAAGAGGGGTGGAACTACCTGGAGTCGACTGCTTGATTGCACACGAGGATATGGTTCCCTTTAAC ACCCCTTCTAGAAATCCATCATCTAGTCAAGGGCCTGCAACATCCGAGAGCAACATACCATTCTCGAAGCAATCGTCAGGCTCATGTTTAAATAAACCCAAATGTTTTGGTGGTTCGAAAGAGATCCAGTTCACAGATCAATCTATTTTGATTAAGTGCGAAAGTGTGACTCCTACAATAACCAAGGCCGATTTAGAGCTCCTGGCGATAAACAGAGGCAATGCTATGCAACGATACAAGGAAAAGAAGAAAACTAGGAG ATATGATAAGCATATCCGGTATGAATCAAGAAAAGCTAGAGCCGATACTAGGAAACGAGTCAAGGGCCGTTTTGTCAAGGCGTTTGAAGCTCCAATGGGAGGGGTGAATG GCATGATGTGA
- the LOC140835245 gene encoding zinc finger protein CONSTANS-LIKE 15-like isoform X2 has product MVVACDFCGDRAAILYCRADSAKLCLPCDRQIHSANALSKKHLRSQICDNCAAESSAVLCATDNLLLCQECEWDAHAACAVSASHQRFPVEGFSGCPSVFDLAASWGLELQEKKTTSFGWGGLLEELMVPNASYTDSGPKRKTPSCGKLRQVILKQLLTMLEDGDEVAPSGGAWGQENFCTQYHEDQPQDNKQQNVNARADGNMMWNTSTQIWDFNLGQLRGHEDQAKSLELEDGGSEMLYTVRSYGELLKGVSLAKKRGVELPGVDCLIAHEDMVPFNTPSRNPSSSQGPATSESNIPFSKQSSGSCLNKPKCFGGSKEIQFTDQSILIKCESVTPTITKADLELLAINRGNAMQRYKEKKKTRRYDKHIRYESRKARADTRKRVKGRFVKAFEAPMGGVNGTSHS; this is encoded by the exons ATGGTGGTGGCGTGTGATTTTTGCGGCGACCGGGCCGCCATACTCTACTGCCGAGCTGACTCGGCCAAGCTCTGCTTGCCCTGCGACCGCCAAATTCACTCCGCCAACGCTTTATCCAAGAAGCATCTCCGCTCCCAGATCTGCGACAATTGCGCTGCCGAATCATCCGCCGTCCTATGTGCCACCGACAACCTCCTGCTCTGCCAGGAATGCGAGTGGGACGCTCATGCTGCCTGTGCTGTCTCCGCCTCCCACCAGCGCTTTCCTGTCGAGGGCTTTTCGGGATGCCCATCGGTTTTTGATTTGGCGGCTTCTTGGGGTCTGGAGCTTCAGGAGAAAAAAACGACATCTTTTGGGTGGGGCGGTTTACTGGAGGAGCTTATGGTGCCTAACGCTAGCTATACCGATTCTGGGCCGAAGAGGAAAACTCCTAGCTGTGGAAAGCTGAGGCAGGTGATTTTGAAGCAGTTATTGACGATGTTGGAGGACGGAGACGAGGTAGCTCCGAGTGGCGGCGCGTGGGGCCAAGAGAATTTCTGCACGCAATATCACGAGGACCAGCCACAAGATAATAAACAGCAAAATGTGAACGCGAGAGCAGATGGGAATATGATGTGGAACACCAGCACACAG ATATGGGACTTCAATTTGGGGCAGCTGAGGGGCCATGAGGATCAGGCAAAGTCACTAgaattggaagatggtggcagTGAAATGCTCTACACCGTCAGAAGTTACGGTGAACTACTGAAAGGGGTGTCGTTGGCCAAGAAAAGAGGGGTGGAACTACCTGGAGTCGACTGCTTGATTGCACACGAGGATATGGTTCCCTTTAAC ACCCCTTCTAGAAATCCATCATCTAGTCAAGGGCCTGCAACATCCGAGAGCAACATACCATTCTCGAAGCAATCGTCAGGCTCATGTTTAAATAAACCCAAATGTTTTGGTGGTTCGAAAGAGATCCAGTTCACAGATCAATCTATTTTGATTAAGTGCGAAAGTGTGACTCCTACAATAACCAAGGCCGATTTAGAGCTCCTGGCGATAAACAGAGGCAATGCTATGCAACGATACAAGGAAAAGAAGAAAACTAGGAG ATATGATAAGCATATCCGGTATGAATCAAGAAAAGCTAGAGCCGATACTAGGAAACGAGTCAAGGGCCGTTTTGTCAAGGCGTTTGAAGCTCCAATGGGAGGGGTGAATGGTACTAGTCATAGTTGA
- the LOC140835245 gene encoding zinc finger protein CONSTANS-LIKE 15-like isoform X3, whose amino-acid sequence MVVACDFCGDRAAILYCRADSAKLCLPCDRQIHSANALSKKHLRSQICDNCAAESSAVLCATDNLLLCQECEWDAHAACAVSASHQRFPVEGFSGCPSVFDLAASWGLELQEKKTTSFGWGGLLEELMVPNASYTDSGPKRKTPSCGKLRQVILKQLLTMLEDGDEVAPSGGAWGQENFCTQYHEDQPQDNKQQNVNARADGNMMWNTSTQIWDFNLGQLRGHEDQAKSLELEDGGSEMLYTVRSYGELLKGVSLAKKRGVELPGVDCLIAHEDMVPFNTPSRNPSSSQGPATSESNIPFSKQSSGSCLNKPKCFGGSKEIQFTDQSILIKCESVTPTITKADLELLAINRGNAMQRYKEKKKTRRYDKHIRYESRKARADTRKRVKGRFVKAFEAPMGGVNAYCLD is encoded by the exons ATGGTGGTGGCGTGTGATTTTTGCGGCGACCGGGCCGCCATACTCTACTGCCGAGCTGACTCGGCCAAGCTCTGCTTGCCCTGCGACCGCCAAATTCACTCCGCCAACGCTTTATCCAAGAAGCATCTCCGCTCCCAGATCTGCGACAATTGCGCTGCCGAATCATCCGCCGTCCTATGTGCCACCGACAACCTCCTGCTCTGCCAGGAATGCGAGTGGGACGCTCATGCTGCCTGTGCTGTCTCCGCCTCCCACCAGCGCTTTCCTGTCGAGGGCTTTTCGGGATGCCCATCGGTTTTTGATTTGGCGGCTTCTTGGGGTCTGGAGCTTCAGGAGAAAAAAACGACATCTTTTGGGTGGGGCGGTTTACTGGAGGAGCTTATGGTGCCTAACGCTAGCTATACCGATTCTGGGCCGAAGAGGAAAACTCCTAGCTGTGGAAAGCTGAGGCAGGTGATTTTGAAGCAGTTATTGACGATGTTGGAGGACGGAGACGAGGTAGCTCCGAGTGGCGGCGCGTGGGGCCAAGAGAATTTCTGCACGCAATATCACGAGGACCAGCCACAAGATAATAAACAGCAAAATGTGAACGCGAGAGCAGATGGGAATATGATGTGGAACACCAGCACACAG ATATGGGACTTCAATTTGGGGCAGCTGAGGGGCCATGAGGATCAGGCAAAGTCACTAgaattggaagatggtggcagTGAAATGCTCTACACCGTCAGAAGTTACGGTGAACTACTGAAAGGGGTGTCGTTGGCCAAGAAAAGAGGGGTGGAACTACCTGGAGTCGACTGCTTGATTGCACACGAGGATATGGTTCCCTTTAAC ACCCCTTCTAGAAATCCATCATCTAGTCAAGGGCCTGCAACATCCGAGAGCAACATACCATTCTCGAAGCAATCGTCAGGCTCATGTTTAAATAAACCCAAATGTTTTGGTGGTTCGAAAGAGATCCAGTTCACAGATCAATCTATTTTGATTAAGTGCGAAAGTGTGACTCCTACAATAACCAAGGCCGATTTAGAGCTCCTGGCGATAAACAGAGGCAATGCTATGCAACGATACAAGGAAAAGAAGAAAACTAGGAG ATATGATAAGCATATCCGGTATGAATCAAGAAAAGCTAGAGCCGATACTAGGAAACGAGTCAAGGGCCGTTTTGTCAAGGCGTTTGAAGCTCCAATGGGAGGGGTGAATG CCTACTGTCTGGATTAA